A stretch of Thermostichus vulcanus str. 'Rupite' DNA encodes these proteins:
- a CDS encoding IctB family putative bicarbonate transporter yields MERAMELWRGFLLRDFDVQAWWQGSVLGRLSGSLQHWGKNSLWVQTSDGIALGLVMLYWGFSAQPSTGILGLILLVMAAMLGLGWLVQTPSWVAAHLPLGLFWGIATLATIFSPVPYAARDGWLKLTLYLAGYLLLHRLLQKPRCRDWVVGSLLLVSLVMGVYGLRQYFYGAAELATWVDPESGLAGVTRVYSYLRNPNLYGGYLIPLIPLGLGAAWIWPSWGAKLLATFITLVNLICLLLTYSRGAWIGALVMVATMAVLLVQWNSIHLPGRWRRWTLPALFAGGGAALLLGILTVRPLRLRVQSLFLGRVDTSNNFRINVWAAVLDMIRDFPILGIGPGNVAFNRVYPLYQRGNFSALGSYSVPLELTLETGFIGSLTFAWFLLVLFDHGWRQWRLALGSRDPQGLWVAAGLAACVGMMAHGLVDTIWYRPQVQMLWWLAVALITASLGSLQTIPSQQEQRSNE; encoded by the coding sequence ATGGAACGAGCAATGGAACTGTGGCGCGGTTTCCTACTGCGGGATTTTGATGTCCAAGCTTGGTGGCAGGGGAGTGTCTTAGGTCGTTTGTCGGGATCCCTGCAGCACTGGGGAAAAAACAGTCTATGGGTACAAACTTCTGACGGGATCGCCCTGGGATTGGTCATGCTCTACTGGGGCTTCTCGGCGCAACCCTCCACCGGGATCCTCGGCCTCATCCTGCTGGTGATGGCGGCAATGTTGGGTTTGGGTTGGCTGGTGCAAACCCCATCCTGGGTGGCAGCCCATCTGCCCCTGGGCCTGTTTTGGGGCATCGCTACTCTGGCGACGATTTTTTCTCCGGTTCCCTATGCAGCGCGGGATGGCTGGCTGAAGCTGACCCTCTACCTGGCGGGCTACTTGTTGCTGCATCGCCTGCTGCAAAAGCCTCGATGCCGGGATTGGGTTGTGGGATCCCTACTTTTGGTCAGCCTAGTGATGGGAGTCTACGGCCTGCGGCAATACTTTTACGGGGCGGCGGAACTGGCTACCTGGGTGGATCCGGAATCCGGCTTGGCCGGTGTAACCCGGGTGTATAGCTATCTGCGCAACCCCAATCTCTACGGCGGCTATTTGATCCCGCTCATCCCGCTGGGGCTGGGGGCGGCCTGGATCTGGCCCAGTTGGGGGGCGAAGCTGCTGGCAACCTTCATCACCCTGGTGAACCTGATCTGTTTGTTGCTCACCTACAGTCGCGGCGCTTGGATTGGCGCTTTGGTGATGGTGGCCACGATGGCGGTGCTGTTGGTGCAATGGAACAGCATCCATCTGCCAGGGCGGTGGCGACGCTGGACTCTGCCCGCTCTGTTTGCCGGAGGCGGAGCCGCTCTGCTGCTGGGGATCCTGACGGTACGCCCCTTACGACTGCGGGTGCAGAGCCTCTTTTTGGGGCGGGTCGATACCAGCAATAACTTTCGCATCAATGTTTGGGCGGCGGTGTTGGACATGATCCGTGATTTTCCGATTCTGGGGATCGGCCCTGGTAATGTCGCCTTTAACCGCGTTTATCCCCTCTACCAACGAGGCAACTTCAGTGCCCTCGGCTCCTACTCCGTGCCCCTGGAGCTAACCTTGGAAACGGGTTTCATCGGATCCCTGACCTTTGCCTGGTTTTTGTTGGTACTCTTCGATCACGGCTGGCGCCAATGGCGTTTGGCTCTGGGATCCCGAGATCCGCAAGGGCTGTGGGTGGCGGCAGGGTTGGCTGCTTGTGTGGGCATGATGGCCCATGGGCTGGTGGATACCATCTGGTACCGCCCCCAGGTTCAAATGCTGTGGTGGCTAGCGGTGGCTTTGATCACAGCCAGCTTGGGATCGTTGCAAACCATACCTTCTCAACAGGAGCAAAGGAGCAACGAATAG
- a CDS encoding RNA-guided endonuclease TnpB family protein, with the protein MKRVTTTLKLKFLDLNAVKAEMFAQTVWATTALANELLRMSSKERKALTTAKVVTPLKSALSNQVIRVLKGKAGQRAKHFKVFWPEVNNQNWKLHKVGSTYSVSFPTIQGDKRVPLEVSSSYYAERLERILAEQDCERGTLKLMQIRGAWYAVLSITWEVPEVKSTERLGVDRGQNRLAVAATRWGRAVFFGGGEVAYRRRRFQKRRAQLQQAGKYRALKRLERKEARWMRAVNHTVSRRIVRFANAVNADVWMEDLSGIRQSRQSQKARSDAGKSRHTWSYYDLEWKVAYKLEMAGRTLHKRPAAYTSKTDHRTGLIGKRSGHLFTGQDGYCCDADWNAAMNLAQWDGFSCPLSLKEAVSVMGTVGSGDGVVGNPLNSMNPSQLQAVGS; encoded by the coding sequence ATGAAACGGGTCACCACCACACTCAAGCTCAAGTTTCTTGATCTCAACGCGGTCAAAGCAGAGATGTTTGCCCAGACGGTTTGGGCGACAACCGCACTGGCAAACGAGCTGCTGCGCATGAGTTCGAAGGAACGCAAAGCCTTGACCACCGCCAAAGTGGTGACACCCCTCAAGTCTGCCCTCTCCAACCAGGTGATTCGTGTCCTGAAGGGGAAAGCCGGCCAGCGGGCTAAACACTTCAAGGTGTTCTGGCCAGAGGTCAACAACCAAAACTGGAAGCTGCACAAAGTAGGTAGCACCTACTCAGTGAGTTTTCCCACAATTCAGGGTGACAAGCGGGTTCCCCTTGAGGTTAGCAGTTCCTACTATGCCGAGCGTCTTGAGCGCATCCTGGCCGAGCAGGATTGTGAACGGGGAACCTTGAAGCTGATGCAAATACGTGGGGCTTGGTATGCCGTTCTGTCTATCACTTGGGAAGTTCCCGAAGTGAAGAGTACGGAGCGACTAGGTGTTGACCGTGGGCAGAACCGTTTGGCGGTGGCGGCCACCCGTTGGGGTCGGGCGGTGTTTTTTGGGGGTGGAGAGGTAGCCTATCGTCGTCGTCGTTTCCAGAAGCGTCGTGCCCAGTTGCAACAGGCGGGTAAATACCGAGCACTCAAGCGACTGGAGCGCAAAGAAGCCCGTTGGATGAGGGCAGTCAACCACACCGTTAGCCGCCGCATTGTACGGTTTGCCAATGCGGTAAATGCAGATGTGTGGATGGAAGACCTCTCAGGTATCCGCCAATCCAGACAGAGCCAGAAGGCTCGCTCTGATGCCGGGAAATCGCGCCATACCTGGTCGTACTACGACTTGGAGTGGAAGGTTGCCTACAAGCTGGAAATGGCGGGCAGGACGCTGCATAAACGTCCTGCTGCCTACACATCCAAAACCGACCACAGGACAGGATTGATTGGGAAAAGGAGTGGGCATTTGTTCACCGGGCAGGACGGGTATTGCTGTGATGCCGACTGGAATGCCGCAATGAACCTAGCCCAGTGGGACGGATTCTCGTGTCCTCTGAGTCTAAAAGAAGCCGTATCTGTAATGGGTACGGTCGGCTCAGGGGATGGGGTAGTTGGCAATCCCCTGAACTCCATGAATCCCTCACAGCTTCAAGCTGTGGGGAGCTAG